GCGGTTACCAATATCTTTTCGTGACTCAAATTCTTATCCATAAATTTGTTTTTAAAAACATTAAATATAGTGAATTTTTGTGCAAATCCGTTGGGTCAGTCTCTTCCGGGAACAATTCCCTCTTTGAGATTTTCCCGTCCTGTGTCGTTCAATTTCAAATATTACTCTAATTATACCTATTTTTGACACCGAAAATAATTTTAACACCGAAACAATTTACAGAATGCCCAGACTCGTTTTTTTCATATTCCTTTTGTCCGTTTTGTCATGCGCAAAAATATTCCCTCAAACCGTTGAATTCCTGCCGGGGAAGAGGCTCTTTAACATGCTCAAAGCAGCTGATACCGAGCCGAAATTTGGACTCACATTCTTTCCCGATGACAGATCGATGAAGGTGGATGTGGGGAACGCATTCGATGCCATTTCATTCAAAATTGATTCCACCTCTACGATTAATGCAGGCACCGAGTTCTTCGCTTACGCCAAAGTTATCGAGTACAGGGATTATCGTTTGCAGGTTGCGGCGATTGACGGATATTTTGGAGGAAACATCTCCTGGCTCAAACAGATATCCGGTACACCCCACTTCATAAATGCCCGCTTACGGTTCATCCACCGCAGTGCCCATTTGGTTGATGGTGCGTGGGATCCATCAAATAATTCATGGAAGGATGCCGCAGGTCCCGTACCTTTCGCCGATGACTTTTTTGAATTAAATCCGGGTATCCAGTTTAAGTTTTCCGGTGCTGATCTAAGAGTTTACGGAGGAATAACCTATTCCATTCTGATTAGACCAGTCGACCAGAAAAGAACAAGTTTTTCCGTCGGTAGTGAATTATTTATTAACGATGTGTTGTTTACCCTTTTGAACAGACCCGCAAGACTCTATGCAGCTTATGACTTTAAAATGCGGGGACGACCCGAATACACCCCTTCGCATTCATTGATGACAGGGTTGAAGCTCGGTGAAAAAGCAGGAACAGGACTATCCATTTACGCTTTTTATTACTCGGGATACGACTGGTTCAGTTCTTACTATAAAAACCGTCTGACAAAATTTGGACTTGGTTTTTTTATTGATTTTAACCCCTAACAGGAGTTGTTACGGAAAAAATAATTGAAATAAACGGCCTCCACAAAAAATACAAGGATGTTTATGCCGTTAACGGTCTCGACATCACCGTGTATGAAGGAGATGTCTTTGGCTTTCTTGGTCCCAACGGAGCCGGCAAAAGCACCACGATAAGAATGCTGATGACCCTTATCTTCCCTACTGCAGGTGACATCAAACTGTTCGGAAGGGACATCTACAAAGAAAGAAAATATATTCTTGGCAGAGTTGGCGCCATTGTTGAGAAACCCGATTTTTATGGTTACCTCACAGCCTACAAAAATCTTGAGATTCTTGCCCGCACTTCAGGATATCCTGTTACAAAAAAGAGAATAATGGAAATTCTTGAAATGGTGGGACTTGAGAAACGCTACTCGTCGAAAGTAAAAACTTTCTCCCATGGTATGAAACAGCGCCTCGGAATTGCACAAGCCCTGATTCACGACCCGAAACTCATAATACTCGATGAACCGACAACAGGACTCGACCCTCAAGGGATGAAGGAGATTCGCGAACTCGTGGTCTCTCTGAGCAAAGATCATCAAAAAACAATCTTTCTCTCCTCCCATATTCTTTATGAAGTGGAACTGATCGCCAACAGGATGGTTATCATCGATAAGGGAAAAGCCGTCATTGAAGGATATGTAGAGGATCTGCTGAATGCCGCTGAGACCAGAGTAAATATCGAAGTAAGCAACCCTGAAAAGTCGGTGCAAATCATCAATGAGAGCGATTTTAAAGGAAGAATTGATGATGTTTCGAATTCAACGATTATTATGTTCATGAAAAAAGATGAAATTGCCCCGCTCAACAGAAAACTGGTGGAAAATGGAATAGAGGTAAGCTCATTAATCCCTACAAGATCACTTGAGGAGTACTTCTTAAACCTGACAGGAAAGGGAGAATAATGATCGATCTCGTAAGAATTGAGCTTTATAAAATTTTCAGGAAGTGGAGAACTTACATCGGCTTCATAACCATTGCTATAATTGTCTCAATTATCGAAATAGCAATGCTAGTTGAGGGTGAAAGCTACCTTAAGTTTCTGACCCAGAATCTGCAGAACATTTTTGTTTTCGAAGGAAATTTCCTGAATGGTTACCTGATGTCGTTCCTTGTGCTTGGAGCACTTGCCATTCATATCCCGTTCCTGATAACTCTTGTAGCCGGTGACCTCCTCGCTGGTGAAGCAACTTCGGGAACATACAGAATGCTGATAACGCGACCTATCACGCGAAACCAGCTCCTTACAGCGAAGCTTATCGCAGCCACCATCTATACAAATCTGATGGTACTCTTTCTTGGCGTTATGTCGCTGGGTCTCGGAGTCATTCTCTTCGGAACAGGCGAGTTGATTGTCATCAAGGACATACTGATTATCTTCGCGAAGGATGACATTCTGTGGAGGTTTGCAATTGCATATGGAATTGCAGCTTTAAGCATGATGGTGGTTACATCGATGGCGTTTTTCTTCTCCTCAATGGTTGAAAATGCAATAGGACCGATCGTCAGCACAATGGCGGTTATTATAGTATTCTACATTCTATCAGCCATCAACATTGAAGTGCTGCAGGACTTAAAGCCATATATGTTTACCACTTATATGCAATCGTGGAACATTATATTTACAACTCCCGTAGAAATGGATGAGCTCTATCAGGCAATGGGAATCCTCTCGTTTCACATAGCTTTGTTCCTCGGCTTGACTTATTATTATTTCAACAAAAAAGACATCACTTCCTAAGAAGGTTTACAATGACAAATAAAATTCTGTTATTATTTACTCTTTTGCTTTTTACTGCATTCCCGCAGACGGAAGCGGAAAAGATACTCAACTCTGTAAAGAAAAAATTTGATGCTGTTAAGGATTATCAGGTTGATGTCAGGATAAAAATAGATGTGGAATTTCTGAAAGTCCCTGACAACGATGCAAAAATATTTTTCAAGGCTCCTGATAAAATTAAACTTCAAACAGGCGATGATTTTGCTTTAATTCCTAAAGAAGGACTCAACTTTAATCCTGCCAATTTATTGAACGGGAAATATACAGCCGTTTATGAAGGAGAAACCAAAGTAAATGGAGCTGCTCATTACATAGTAAAAGTGATTCCAACCGGAGGTACCGGAGATGTGGTTCTCTCTACATTATGGATTAATAAATCGACTTTCTTCATCTCAAAAGTTGAAAGCACCACCAAAAACAACGGTACCTTCCAGATAGATATGGTTTACCCAAAGGAGAGTAAATACCCGCTTCCTTCCAATATGACTTTCAGTTTTGAGGTAGGTAAATTTAATCTTCCCAAAGGTTTTGGGGGCAAGAAGAAAAGAGAGACTACTGATTTGAGGGCTCCCGGTAAAGTTTACATTACATACAAAAATTATATTGTGAACAAGGGGGTTCCAGACAGCGTGTTTAAAAAGAAATAACGGTTCTTATGCGGCCGGTTGCTCCCTTGCACCGGTCTGATAAAATTCATAAATTGCCGTGTCCAAATCGGAATTACTGCGATGCATAAATATTTGACCCTCATCTCTCTTTGTTTTCTCTTGTCTTCAGCGAAGCTTGTTGCTCAGAATGACTCATTAAAAGCCGTGGAAACTTTTGCAAAAGGTGTGGAAGCATACGATGCCCAAAAGTTTGATACTGTCATTGTTCTCATGAATGAAACACTGAATCTGATGAAGGGTTACAGTTTCTCTTCAGATGAGGGGCTGGTAAGATATTTCATAGCAGAAAGTTATAAATCCA
This Bacteroidota bacterium DNA region includes the following protein-coding sequences:
- a CDS encoding ABC transporter ATP-binding protein; translated protein: MNGLHKKYKDVYAVNGLDITVYEGDVFGFLGPNGAGKSTTIRMLMTLIFPTAGDIKLFGRDIYKERKYILGRVGAIVEKPDFYGYLTAYKNLEILARTSGYPVTKKRIMEILEMVGLEKRYSSKVKTFSHGMKQRLGIAQALIHDPKLIILDEPTTGLDPQGMKEIRELVVSLSKDHQKTIFLSSHILYEVELIANRMVIIDKGKAVIEGYVEDLLNAAETRVNIEVSNPEKSVQIINESDFKGRIDDVSNSTIIMFMKKDEIAPLNRKLVENGIEVSSLIPTRSLEEYFLNLTGKGE
- a CDS encoding ABC transporter permease, translating into MIDLVRIELYKIFRKWRTYIGFITIAIIVSIIEIAMLVEGESYLKFLTQNLQNIFVFEGNFLNGYLMSFLVLGALAIHIPFLITLVAGDLLAGEATSGTYRMLITRPITRNQLLTAKLIAATIYTNLMVLFLGVMSLGLGVILFGTGELIVIKDILIIFAKDDILWRFAIAYGIAALSMMVVTSMAFFFSSMVENAIGPIVSTMAVIIVFYILSAINIEVLQDLKPYMFTTYMQSWNIIFTTPVEMDELYQAMGILSFHIALFLGLTYYYFNKKDITS